One genomic segment of Mustelus asterias chromosome 26, sMusAst1.hap1.1, whole genome shotgun sequence includes these proteins:
- the r3hdm4 gene encoding R3H domain-containing protein 4 has product MVIANRNDVSEPMHPDDCILIEDCLPPLHYSPSKRISPAKRKQYYINQAIRNSDLIPKAKGRKSLRRLENTHYLMNLVEKDDCAKDEGNQTDPASPTIFTEACSNDDYIEVWNDFMNRSGEEQEKFLRYLEEEAKKKSKGKVHLNSQDKREQSGYTGKECFQRIDRRLRITLRRRQIPMGTLEFLEEELTGFFAIKPQSVYKAMLENSYERLLLHALCQYLDLVSQSSNCNGKRQTEVSNKGIDFLPPVPLLSVYLEQKS; this is encoded by the exons ATGGTGATAGCGAACCGGAACGATGTGTCGGAGCCGATGCACCCGGACGACTGCAT CTTGATTGAAGATTGCCTTCCTCCTCTACACTACTCGCCATCAAAACGTATATCACCTGCAAAACGCAAGCAATATTACATCAACCAGGCAATCCGCAACTCTGATCTCATTCCCAAGGCCAAAGGAAGAAAAAGTCTAAGGAGACTTGAGAACA ctcacTATTTGATGAACCTTGTGGAGAAAGATGACTGCGCCAAAGATGAAGGAAACCAGACAGATCCTGCTTCCCCTACGATTTTCACAGAAGCTTGTAGTAATGATGACTATATTGAG GTCTGGAATGATTTCATGAACCGATCTGGTGAGGAGCAAGAGAAGTTCCTGCGTTATCTAGAGGAAgaagcaaagaagaagagcaaagGAAAAGTTCACTTGAATTCGCAGGACAAAAGAG AGCAATCAGGCTACACAGGAAAGGAATGTTTTCAGCGAATTGACCGAAGACTCCGCATTACTTTAAGGCGCCGTCAGATccctatg GGTACTCTGGAGTTTTTGGAAGAGGAGCTGACTGGATTCTTCGCCATAAAGCCACAGTCTGTGTACAAAGCAATGTTGGAAAACAG CTACGAGAGGTTGTTACTTCATGCCCTTTGTCAGTATCTGGATCTTGTCTCACAAA GTTCTAACTGCAATGGAAAAAGGCAGACGGAAGTAAGCAACAAAGGCATAGACTTTTTGCCTCCAGTGCCCCTGTTATCTGTCTACCTTGAACAGAAGAGTTGA